gatatgtcaaatatttttagttgGAGAAGAATGAGGTTCTAGATGgaagaaacaataacaacaatcaACTCTGCTGCTTGATGTACTGCAGGCAGAGGAGATGGAAAATGACAACAGCACAGTGGTGAAAGAATTCATCCTTCTTGGTCTGACCCAATCTCGAGATATTCAGCTCCTGGTCTTTgtgctaattttaattttctacctCATCATCCTCCCTGGAAATTTcctcatcatcctcaccatcagaTCAGACCCTGGCCTCACAGCCCCCCTCTACTTCTTTCTGGGCAACTTGGCCTTCCTGGATGCATCCTATTCCTTCATTGTAGCTCCTAGGATGCTGGTGGACTTTCTTTCTGAGAAGAAGGTAATCTCCTACAGGGGTTGCATCACTCAGCTCTTTTTCTTGCACTTCcttggaggaggggaaggattACTCCTTGTTGTGATGGCCTTTGACCGCTACATTGCCATCTGTCGGCCTCTACACTATTCAACTGTCATGAACCCTAGAGCCTGCCATGCCTTGCTGTTGGCTCTGTGGCTTGGAGGCTTTATCCACTCCATTATCCAGGTGGCCCTCATCCTCCGCTTGCCCTTCTGTGGCCCAAACCAACTGGATAACTTCTTCTGTGATGTGCCACAGGTCATCAAGCTGGCCTGCACAGACACTTTTGTGGTGGAGATTCTGATGGTCTTCAACAGTGGTCTGATGATGCTTCTGTGCTTCCTGGGCCTTCTGGCCTCCTATGCAGTCATCCTCTGCCGTGTACATGGGTCTTCCTCTAAGGGGAAGAACAAGGCTGTTTCAACATGCACCACCCATATCATTGTTATATTTCTCATGTTTGGGCCTGGCATCGTCATCTATACTCACCCCTTCAGAGCCTTCCCAGCTGACAaggttgtttctctttttcacacAGTGATCTTTCCTTTGTTGAATCCTGTGATTTATACCCTTCGTAAC
The nucleotide sequence above comes from Ailuropoda melanoleuca isolate Jingjing unplaced genomic scaffold, ASM200744v2 unplaced-scaffold8507, whole genome shotgun sequence. Encoded proteins:
- the LOC117800868 gene encoding olfactory receptor 4N2, encoding MENDNSTVVKEFILLGLTQSRDIQLLVFVLILIFYLIILPGNFLIILTIRSDPGLTAPLYFFLGNLAFLDASYSFIVAPRMLVDFLSEKKVISYRGCITQLFFLHFLGGGEGLLLVVMAFDRYIAICRPLHYSTVMNPRACHALLLALWLGGFIHSIIQVALILRLPFCGPNQLDNFFCDVPQVIKLACTDTFVVEILMVFNSGLMMLLCFLGLLASYAVILCRVHGSSSKGKNKAVSTCTTHIIVIFLMFGPGIVIYTHPFRAFPADKVVSLFHTVIFPLLNPVIYTLRNQEVKASMRRLFNQHVA